Part of the Pseudobacteriovorax antillogorgiicola genome, TCTCTACCGATTCAGATCACTGGGTTTTTGGTGCTGAAGCCATCGAGCAGTACATCGATCAGCCAGGGTCTGGTCGCGTTTTCAAGAGTTTAAAGCGATTTTTGCCAGACCCCACGTTCAAGGGCACTCGGGTCTTTTCTGAATTTTTGAGTGTCCCTGATTTGATCGCCAAGCAGCTGCGATGCATGAGGGAACGAGCTAATGACTACTTCGACGCAGATGTTCGTTCCGTGGTAATGGGCTGTCCCGCCGTATTTTCCCAAGATGCTGAAAGCAATCAGTGCGCGTTTGATCGTTTGGAAGTCGCTTCACGAGCTGCCGGTTTCGATCATATCGAGTTTTGCCCCGAACCCATCGCCGCGGCCTATAAATTTCGCCACCAGTTAGACTCAGAAAAAATTGTCGCCGTTGCTGACTTTGGTGGTGGAACGTCAGACTTTACAATACTAAAGATGGGCAGGAAAGAATTCAAACCTGACGATGTTCTCGCCTTGGGTGGACTTTCTATCGCAGGGGACAAGTATGATGGCGCCATAATGAAGGACATTATTAGCCCTCACTTTGGTTCCCTCATCACATACCGCCGCCCCATGTCTAAGAACAATATGAGCTTTCCAAAAGGACTGATCCGAAAACTGTGTAGCCCTGCTGATATGTTGATGCTGAATCGGGGCGATGTCCTCGACTACCTGCGCGATGCGCAGCGTTACATTACCAAAGACGAGGACGCCTATAAAATTGATCAACTTTTGACATTGATAGAGGAACGCCAAGGCTTTTCTCTGTTCAAGAAAATCGAAGAGTCAAAAATCGAACTCTCCGATCAAAGGGAATCTCAGTTTTCTTACCAATATCCGATGATCGATGTTGAAGAAACGATTCGTCAGCAAGACTTCTATTCGGCCTCATCTCAATTTACTGAAGATATCCTAGCTTGCCTCGACAAAACCTTGAATCAGGCTGGACTTTCTAGCAATGACATCGACATTGTTTGCCTGACTGGTGGTACAGCTAACATCCCGACCATTAAACAGGGTCTCGTCAATCGATTTCAGGATCGTCTCGCTTTGAGCGAGCAATTTCACTCCGTGGTCCATGGCTTGGCCGACCGGGCTCAGATGCTGGCCCGTGAAGCTTGATACATTATAAGGCTGCTATGAGCAACCTAGCCTTTCTAGCAGGAGGGTTAAGACTGAAGTCAAACTTGGTCTCAAACCTCCCTATCGGAAGAACACCTCCGGGGGAATTGGCTCAAACACCCCCGCCTGATCTTTGTCCCAGAGAAGTTCTAGGGTGATATGATAGCGAGGCCCTTGGAAGTAATCCAAACGAAAGTCGTGGAAGCCGGCATCCAGAAAAACGGACTCTGTGACGGCCTTCGTAGGATGAATCCCGTCGTTATCAATCAAGAGCTGCTGATCCATATACAGCTTAGCCCCATCGTCAGAGCGCAACTTAATTTGGCAAAAACAAGCTTCCTCTAGGTAGACTCTTCCTTTGAATTGTATTCCAAACCATTCAAATAGATCATCGAGTCCGGGAAAACCCTTTTTAAAGCGACGCTCTGGAACATCGAAATTGGGAATCATGACACGAGCTACAGGAGACATGCTTGCAAAGTTCGGTAAGCTTTGGGTATCAGGGGATAAGCGGAAGACATTGCCGATGGCAGCCTGACTTTCACCATCATCATCGACTACAAAACTATCATGGGGCACTAATGTGATCTCGCAAAACTCCGGCAGAACATCATCATCCTTTGGTATAGCTGCTAAAAAAACCTTTGTCGTTTGATGAACTAGATCTGGCGCCCGAAAGACAAGAGTACCATCGGTCTCGATGTAGTAATGGCCCAAAGATAGATCGTCATCCATACTGCTTAGGCGCACTCCATAATCTTCGCTGCTATTTAGGTTATCCCACCGGAGTCGTATCTCTTGCCCAGATTTGAGAACCCTTGGCTGATCCCGGCAGCTGTAGTTCTGAGTTGGTGGTAGGTCGTCGTCTACGGCAAAACTCTCTTCTCCGGCGATCAGATACTGCACCACAATCTGCCCCGAGTACAGCTGGGCCGGAACTTGACTGTAATCTAACTGAAAACACAGCTGCCCATCAAACCCCTTTACGGTATGTGCCTCAAAGACGGCGAGAGTGAGAGAGCTATCTAAAATAGGAACATCCTTCCACTGGTCACGCTTAACTCGCAATGGGATTGTGACGTCGTCCCATTGATCTCCGGCAATACCAGTGCTGGCGATCCGCAAAAGAGTGGGTTTATCATAGGTAACATTGTCTTTAAGCTCGACGAACAAGCAGCCAATATCATAGAGCCTGCCTTCAGCGCTTTCTGGAATTTCTAACTTGGAGTGAACTCGCAGGTATTTCTCTGATTTGACAGCGGAGTCGATGGTAACCGTTTCTTCCATATCGAGACTCCAAGTCAGGTTTTCATCGGCTGCGAGACTTAAACCAGACCTTTGATTATAGTTGAGAACAACAGTTTCAATGGCTTTCTCTCCAGCCGCTTTACTTAGCAGCAATTTGCTAATTGAGTCAGCGTCTATCGCTTCACTGGCTTGATCCAATGGAACGAGGTCAGCATCGTAGGATTTTAGCTCGGTAGGAGCCGGCTGATAGTTTTCGAAGCGCTCGCTCGAACATGCGTTCAAGCAAAGCCCTAGCAGACCGCAATATGCGGCTTTTGGGGTTTGCACCATTTTGCCTCCTCTAAGGATGTGTAGAGCTGAGCCGCCCTACTTCAGTCATCTGCGGCGTGTGACACTAGGCTATAAAATATTTCTTCTTGAGTGTGAAATCTTAACCAGTTGAATGAGTCGCTTTATTTTTTTGAAAAGGATCACATTCTTGAGTCTTATTTCCGGGCGAAAGGTTTGCGGTGCTGAAAGTAAAGTGCCAGCCGGAAAACTGGCAATAGGAGGAGACTTGAGACTAGTTGTCTAAACGGGGCTTGAAGTTCGCTCCCATGGCTTCTTTGAAGCGTTGCTTCAACTCTTCAAGTTCCGCCGCAGCATAGGGAACCGGGGGTTTTTGGCCCCAGACTGGCTTTGGCCAGCAGGCATCGTTTTTGTAGCGTACAATATGATGGATATGCAATTGAGGCACCACATTCCCCAAGGCAGCCACATTAAGCTTGTCAGGTTTGAAGAGGCCCTCTAAAGCCTTGCTAAGCAAGTTCGACTCGATTAGAAAGCTGATTTGATCATCCCGTTCTAGCTGATAGATTTCGCGAACCCCGTCCCGCTCAGGGACAAGTATAAACCATGGATATTGCCGATCATTCATGAGCAATACCTGGCAGAGTTTCATCTTGCCAAAGTGGTGGCAATCCTTTTCCAACTGGGGGTCAAGTACGAAGGTCATCGAGTCAGTTCCTTTTCTAATAAATCAACGTCTACACTCTCGCGAATACTCTATTTGTCTAGAAAAAAAAAGGCTAGATGGCAAAGAAATCCCATTCGTCATCAAGGCCCCATGAAAGCCCAAAAATCTTCATCTTGAAATCCGGTTGAAAAAGGGCTGATAATCAGTGACATACCAGAAATAAAAATCCTTCGTTACTAATTTGTCAGTATTGCCGATCGGTACACTATACTGAAAGGAGATGCATCCATGAGTAAAATACTGATCATTGATGAAGCCACTCCCCAGCGAAGCCTTATTAAATCTGCCCTGGAAGACCAGGGACACGATGTTATCGAAGCCAACGACAGCCCCCAGGGGCTTGTACGCGCGATCAAAATCTCGTTCGACTATATTTTCTGCGACCTGAACATGTCGGGACTTAGTGGTAAGGAGTTTCTGGCAAAAACCAGTCACTTGCCAAGTAAGACCTTCATCCTCATCAGCGAAAACGACAGCCAAGCGCGAGAGGAATGCCGATGCCTTGGAGCCGCTGATGTGGTTCTTAAACTTGCAGATAAAAAAGTCTATCAAGATTTGCTTTCGTGAATCGACACCACTGATTCTTTCAAACATGGGCCTTCCCAGAAGGCCCACCTCAGCTTTTGCCCCGGAAACCAATCTCCATACAATATAGTAGCATTTCTTGTAATTTATAGCTCTCGCTTAAGGCTGAGAGGTGCCGCTCCGATAAGAACTGAGGGGACCACAAATTTATGCTTAGAGGACTACACCAAGCCATCAGCTTGGGTTGTGCGCTGCTCGTGAGCCTTAGCTGCTCAGAGACCAGGACTTACAACTCAGGCGACTACGACTCATTTGCGGCATCGAAGGACTTATCGGTCTCGGACGCCGAAGCCGAGGATATTCTCAATCAAATACTAAGTCGCTATGAAAATGGTGAGGACCTAGGCCCAGCCGTCAAAGCCTTACTCCAAGTATTAAGTAGCCAGTTGAGCGACAAAAACCCTTGGCTTGGCCTTACCATATCAGAAGCAAATCGCCAGCAAATCGCGGAACGTCGATCACTTTACTTGAGCTCAGCAGATACGGCTCTTGATCAGTATGGCTTTGTCGAAGGCTGCGACGGTCTTCTATTTTCCTCACTTGGGGTTGTCGGCGGCCTTGACATCGATCTTAGCCAGGCCGAATCCCAGGTAGAGCCCGGCCGCTGGTACCGATCAGCGGGTCAGGACTGCTTCGATACTGGACGCAGCGAGAGCAGCATCAGCCGGGATATGCTCATTGGCTTGGCAGTGGCCCTCCTCCAAGCCCAGGATCTCAGCGCTGTGGAGCGTATCATTGCCTATGCTGAAGATAACAATGGCATCATCGGCGAGGCCAGCAATCGCGAGGATCAATTCGGTAGAGCATTTATGACTCCAAGTTTGGAAGCAATATATCACGAGCTTCGCTTTCGATTAGGGGGAATTGACTCCGACAGACGAGGCTATATCCCAGATCTCACCAAGGGCCAGCGGGGCTTTAAGGCCCATCTTCAAGGACTAGGCATGCTGCTTCGCGTCCAGTTTTATGGTGGGCTTTTCGCTCAAGACGTAGAAATTCTGCAAGAACTCGCGAACAGTCAAGACCGCAACAGCCTTTTTTTGGCACTCTATGGTGGTCTCACTGATGGTGACGGTGATGCCGCCGCAAGCGCTCTACTCGATACTGAAATCTTTCCTAGTGACCGTTTACCTAGCAGTGAGGATCGCTGTGAGCCTTATATCTGGCAGCGAGATCAGGATGGAGACGACTGGCAGCCTTGCCTTGAAAAGGACCTGATTCATCCGGCCGCCGATTTTTTATTCGTCAGTGCCTTGCTCCTAGGGGAGCTGGATCTATGAAAACAACGGTCCTGATTGCAAGCTTGGCATTGCTACTTACCAGCACTGCGGAAGCAAGGAAGAAACGTAAGCGTTCTGGAAAGCGAAAGCCCAAGATCAGTGCGAAATGGTCACCGATCATCAGCACGGGCGTTCCCCACCCGGTAGACATCGGCGTTGGCAAAATCAAGCCAAAGGGCGTATCCCACCTCCTAACTCTTGGGACATTCGATGCAAACCTTGGTGGTAAGGGCAAAGTAAAAAACCTTAAGGCTGATTTGAATCATTTGGAATATAAGTTTAGACACGAACCATTTTGGGAGCACCCAGTCTATTGGGAAATCGGGTTTGGCTATCAGCAAATCTTGATCTCAGGAGAACAAGAGATCGACCTTAGCAATGAAGGGACTAAGGTCCCGGTACCCATTGATGCGGCTATTGATATCAAATCGCTTTATACCGCGATTCACTTTGGGATGGTCTTCTATCGCCGTGGTGGCTTTTACAATGGCTTTGGCTTTGGCTATCAAATTCCCTTTTACAGCCAAGCCGATATCGACGCCTCCTTCACTGGTGACGGCGTGATCGATGATGCCATTCGCTCCACAAGCAGCTACCAAGAGGTGGAAAACGATCTAGAAGAGCTAGGTGTCAAAGCGGGCAAGTATGGTTTGCCCTACCTCCAGATCATCGAACTTGGATACCGCTTCTAGCCCATATTTTAATTTGCCGCCGCATCAGCAAGAAATGCAATTACAGCTTCGGCCATGGCCGCGTTGGGGAAATTGTTATTAATGCCAGCACCAACGTGAGGGGCAATATCTTTATTGGCAGCGAACTGGGCGGCTGTGTTCGAGTTCAGTGTCGTCGCCGCTGG contains:
- a CDS encoding Hsp70 family protein → MTKPTFYAIDYGTSNSLLCGASQDGIFTDVVLDKSAPDPTILKSILFSTDSDHWVFGAEAIEQYIDQPGSGRVFKSLKRFLPDPTFKGTRVFSEFLSVPDLIAKQLRCMRERANDYFDADVRSVVMGCPAVFSQDAESNQCAFDRLEVASRAAGFDHIEFCPEPIAAAYKFRHQLDSEKIVAVADFGGGTSDFTILKMGRKEFKPDDVLALGGLSIAGDKYDGAIMKDIISPHFGSLITYRRPMSKNNMSFPKGLIRKLCSPADMLMLNRGDVLDYLRDAQRYITKDEDAYKIDQLLTLIEERQGFSLFKKIEESKIELSDQRESQFSYQYPMIDVEETIRQQDFYSASSQFTEDILACLDKTLNQAGLSSNDIDIVCLTGGTANIPTIKQGLVNRFQDRLALSEQFHSVVHGLADRAQMLAREA
- a CDS encoding HIT domain-containing protein; translated protein: MTFVLDPQLEKDCHHFGKMKLCQVLLMNDRQYPWFILVPERDGVREIYQLERDDQISFLIESNLLSKALEGLFKPDKLNVAALGNVVPQLHIHHIVRYKNDACWPKPVWGQKPPVPYAAAELEELKQRFKEAMGANFKPRLDN
- a CDS encoding response regulator; the encoded protein is MSKILIIDEATPQRSLIKSALEDQGHDVIEANDSPQGLVRAIKISFDYIFCDLNMSGLSGKEFLAKTSHLPSKTFILISENDSQAREECRCLGAADVVLKLADKKVYQDLLS
- a CDS encoding PA14 domain-containing protein yields the protein MVQTPKAAYCGLLGLCLNACSSERFENYQPAPTELKSYDADLVPLDQASEAIDADSISKLLLSKAAGEKAIETVVLNYNQRSGLSLAADENLTWSLDMEETVTIDSAVKSEKYLRVHSKLEIPESAEGRLYDIGCLFVELKDNVTYDKPTLLRIASTGIAGDQWDDVTIPLRVKRDQWKDVPILDSSLTLAVFEAHTVKGFDGQLCFQLDYSQVPAQLYSGQIVVQYLIAGEESFAVDDDLPPTQNYSCRDQPRVLKSGQEIRLRWDNLNSSEDYGVRLSSMDDDLSLGHYYIETDGTLVFRAPDLVHQTTKVFLAAIPKDDDVLPEFCEITLVPHDSFVVDDDGESQAAIGNVFRLSPDTQSLPNFASMSPVARVMIPNFDVPERRFKKGFPGLDDLFEWFGIQFKGRVYLEEACFCQIKLRSDDGAKLYMDQQLLIDNDGIHPTKAVTESVFLDAGFHDFRLDYFQGPRYHITLELLWDKDQAGVFEPIPPEVFFR